Proteins co-encoded in one Methylomonas albis genomic window:
- a CDS encoding glycoside hydrolase family 17 protein, with amino-acid sequence MRTAKLLFCIVLIIVVHAAIAWSLNRPQDAGVDVPSGKLRSLSFAPYREGFSPIEEKFPLPEHIDADLGLIADKTHAVRTYSILGGMQPTPAFARKHGVEMIQGGWLGDGHASNKKEITALIESVNANPDVVKRVLVGNEVLLRKDMDVDTLIGYIRQVKQAVKQPVSYADVWSIYLKYPQLMQEVDFITVHILPYWEDEPVAIEDAAGHVEKIVKQIEDKAHSMGLNKPILIGESGWPAAGRQRGHAVPSVVNETRFIRSLIEVANRHGMDYNIVEAFNQPWKSHNEGVVGANWGLLTIDREPVFPLTGPVYENAEWLLDFAWAIGLWLLLVAVYFKKLPSLSLPRLLVFLTLAQVLGACLVTLADFLWFTSYSIWQQAYTILLVAANTLLSGLLMQRSYAILAQQPALPELASRLRSSYLFFVVLALYKTYSLAFNGRYLSFPVEQFAIPAIGICGLIACLCLVQRHLHWHMLRFDTLSGGNSQTPRDRLLAYFFSAGMFAVVIGETYEFMAAYDFIQAHPNFSEGLPVALGYTLYNRQLLNWLLCILVLSIPFWASRSGKAKA; translated from the coding sequence ATGCGCACCGCCAAACTGCTGTTCTGTATTGTTTTAATCATTGTCGTTCATGCAGCCATCGCCTGGAGCCTGAATCGCCCGCAGGATGCCGGCGTCGACGTGCCATCCGGCAAATTGCGCAGTTTGTCGTTTGCGCCGTATCGGGAAGGTTTTAGCCCCATCGAAGAAAAATTTCCCTTGCCGGAGCACATCGATGCCGACCTCGGCTTAATTGCGGATAAAACCCATGCCGTCCGCACCTACTCGATACTCGGCGGCATGCAACCCACACCGGCATTCGCTCGCAAACACGGCGTGGAGATGATCCAAGGAGGCTGGCTGGGCGACGGCCATGCCAGCAATAAAAAGGAAATCACCGCGCTGATCGAGTCGGTCAACGCTAATCCCGATGTGGTAAAACGCGTGCTGGTCGGCAATGAAGTCCTGCTGCGTAAGGACATGGATGTGGACACTCTCATTGGCTATATCCGCCAGGTAAAACAGGCGGTGAAGCAGCCGGTATCCTACGCGGATGTCTGGTCTATCTATCTGAAATATCCGCAGCTGATGCAGGAAGTGGATTTCATCACCGTGCATATCCTGCCGTATTGGGAAGACGAGCCGGTGGCGATAGAAGACGCGGCCGGGCATGTCGAAAAAATCGTCAAACAAATTGAAGACAAAGCCCACAGTATGGGCTTGAACAAACCCATACTGATCGGCGAATCGGGTTGGCCGGCGGCCGGCCGGCAGCGCGGCCATGCGGTACCCAGCGTGGTTAACGAAACCCGTTTTATCCGCAGCCTGATCGAAGTTGCCAACCGCCACGGTATGGATTACAACATTGTCGAGGCTTTTAACCAGCCCTGGAAAAGCCATAACGAAGGCGTGGTCGGTGCCAACTGGGGTTTGCTGACTATCGACCGGGAACCGGTATTCCCGTTGACCGGCCCGGTTTACGAAAACGCGGAATGGCTGCTGGATTTTGCCTGGGCGATCGGCCTGTGGCTGCTATTGGTCGCGGTCTACTTTAAAAAATTGCCCAGCCTGTCACTGCCGCGCTTGCTAGTCTTTCTGACCTTGGCGCAAGTGCTTGGCGCTTGTCTGGTCACACTGGCAGATTTTCTGTGGTTTACCAGCTACAGCATCTGGCAACAGGCTTACACCATCCTGCTCGTCGCGGCAAATACCTTGCTAAGCGGCCTATTGATGCAACGCAGCTATGCCATTTTGGCTCAGCAACCGGCGCTGCCGGAACTGGCAAGCCGTTTAAGAAGCAGTTATCTGTTTTTCGTTGTATTGGCACTTTATAAAACCTACAGCCTGGCGTTCAACGGCCGGTATCTGAGTTTTCCTGTTGAACAATTCGCGATTCCGGCTATCGGCATCTGCGGTTTGATTGCTTGCCTATGTCTGGTCCAGCGCCACTTGCACTGGCATATGCTGCGCTTCGACACCCTGTCCGGCGGCAATTCGCAAACACCTCGCGACCGTTTACTGGCCTATTTTTTCAGCGCAGGCATGTTTGCTGTAGTGATAGGCGAGACTTACGAATTCATGGCCGCCTACGACTTCATACAAGCGCATCCGAACTTTAGCGAAGGTTTACCGGTGGCACTGGGGTACACCCTATACAATCGGCAATTGCTGAATTGGTTGCTGTGTATACTGGTGCTGTCCATCCCGTTCTGGGCCAGTCGCTCCGGCAAAGCCAAGGCGTAG
- a CDS encoding cohesin domain-containing protein produces the protein MMKQLKAGLAGIALYATCSVADASIDLHFAPRSQTANAIEIGLNISGLGDDALATYDFNIQFDPTHLAFAGVDFGDPVLGNQLDVLNLGGNSSAADLLAPGVLNLFESSLDDAADLQTLQAGNFTLAIIRFNVLSGGSSELDLLINGLADAEGNALSANAAPLTVNTVAAVPLPGMFWPMVGGFWVVLMRRRS, from the coding sequence ATGATGAAACAACTAAAAGCCGGTCTGGCCGGCATAGCTTTATACGCGACCTGCAGCGTTGCAGATGCTTCAATTGATTTGCATTTTGCACCCCGTAGCCAAACTGCAAATGCCATTGAAATAGGCTTGAATATTTCCGGTTTGGGCGACGATGCGTTAGCAACCTATGATTTTAATATTCAGTTCGACCCAACACATTTGGCTTTCGCCGGCGTGGATTTCGGCGATCCCGTGTTGGGCAACCAGTTGGATGTGCTTAATTTGGGTGGAAACAGTTCCGCCGCTGATTTGCTTGCTCCCGGCGTACTGAATCTGTTCGAGTCGTCATTGGACGACGCGGCGGATTTACAAACCCTGCAAGCCGGTAACTTTACGCTGGCGATCATCCGCTTCAATGTGCTGAGCGGTGGTAGCAGTGAGCTTGATTTACTGATTAACGGTTTGGCGGATGCCGAGGGTAACGCATTGTCGGCAAATGCGGCGCCGCTTACCGTTAATACGGTCGCCGCCGTGCCGCTGCCGGGGATGTTCTGGCCGATGGTTGGCGGGTTTTGGGTGGTACTGATGCGGCGCAGGAGTTAG
- the ubiH gene encoding 2-octaprenyl-6-methoxyphenyl hydroxylase — protein MQHDFDLIIVGAGLAGNCLALALKNSGLKIALVEANSREQLRHSPAGDRALALAAGTVELLNDLGAWRGVADKATAIKHIHVSDRGHFGKTRLAAEDQGVEALGYVIVARDIEQHMADLVEKTDTVCLYQTRVAGLMSGRDAVNVSLKQHDGSSLNVNAQLLVGADGGNSTVRKLLEIPQQVTEYGQTALVTTVQSALPHRNIAFERFTEFGPLALLPVAGKQSAVVWTRTHEQAETLINVSDREFLAELQNCFGYRLGELKLAAPRRAFPLSLIRAESMVSGRTVIIGNAVHQLHPVAGQGFNLGIRDVALLAEMLLDQHERNGDLGDARLLKNYSRQRQQDHGKTIGFTNSVVKLFSNDNLPLAAVRNAGLTMLDHLPFAKQLLTRHAMGLADRLPKLGDRE, from the coding sequence ATGCAACACGATTTCGACCTGATCATCGTCGGCGCCGGCCTAGCCGGTAACTGTCTGGCCCTGGCGCTGAAAAACAGCGGCTTGAAGATAGCCCTGGTCGAAGCCAATAGCCGCGAACAGCTACGCCATTCGCCGGCCGGCGACCGCGCGCTGGCCCTGGCGGCCGGCACCGTGGAACTGCTCAATGACTTGGGCGCCTGGCGCGGCGTGGCCGATAAAGCCACTGCCATCAAACATATCCACGTCTCGGACCGCGGCCATTTTGGGAAAACCCGGCTAGCCGCTGAAGATCAGGGCGTGGAAGCCTTGGGCTATGTGATCGTTGCCCGCGACATCGAACAACACATGGCCGATCTGGTGGAAAAAACCGACACGGTTTGTCTGTATCAAACCCGGGTCGCCGGCTTAATGTCCGGCCGAGATGCAGTAAACGTCAGTTTGAAGCAGCACGACGGCAGCTCGTTAAACGTCAATGCGCAGTTACTGGTCGGTGCTGACGGCGGCAACTCCACGGTGCGCAAGTTGTTGGAAATACCGCAGCAAGTTACCGAATACGGTCAAACCGCACTGGTCACCACCGTGCAATCGGCGCTACCACATCGCAACATCGCCTTCGAACGCTTCACCGAATTCGGCCCGTTGGCCTTGCTGCCGGTAGCGGGTAAACAATCGGCGGTGGTCTGGACCCGCACTCACGAGCAAGCCGAAACCCTGATCAACGTCAGCGACCGCGAATTTCTCGCCGAGCTACAAAACTGCTTCGGTTACCGCTTAGGCGAACTGAAACTGGCCGCGCCGCGTCGGGCATTTCCCTTGAGCCTGATCCGCGCCGAAAGCATGGTCTCCGGCCGTACCGTCATCATCGGCAACGCCGTGCATCAACTGCATCCGGTGGCCGGCCAAGGCTTTAACCTGGGGATACGCGATGTGGCATTACTGGCGGAAATGTTGCTTGATCAACACGAACGCAATGGCGATTTAGGCGATGCCCGCCTGCTGAAAAACTACAGCAGGCAACGCCAACAGGATCACGGCAAAACCATAGGTTTTACCAACAGCGTGGTGAAGCTGTTCTCCAACGACAACCTGCCGCTGGCCGCCGTCCGCAACGCCGGCTTGACCATGCTGGACCACCTGCCCTTTGCCAAGCAACTACTGACGCGACATGCGATGGGTTTGGCGGATCGGCTGCCTAAATTGGGTGATCGGGAATAG
- a CDS encoding UPF0149 family protein, giving the protein MTYRSIEAILEQQDADIGAAEAHGIATGMLCVEIRADVENWLRELIDNEQQLIDEDKALLHGVFEKTRVLLENQNDDFAFDLLMPEDDDPLDEQVEALRCWCQGFLFGVGYAQTGADWPGDTAEVMRDIIELTKIDTDVGDEDDENALIELREYVRAAVFTVRDQFAELGQSQPH; this is encoded by the coding sequence ATGACCTACCGTTCGATTGAAGCAATTTTAGAGCAACAAGACGCCGACATCGGCGCCGCCGAGGCGCATGGCATCGCCACCGGCATGCTCTGCGTCGAAATCCGCGCCGATGTGGAAAACTGGCTGCGCGAGCTGATAGACAACGAGCAACAGCTGATCGACGAAGACAAAGCCTTGCTGCATGGCGTATTCGAAAAAACCCGGGTATTGCTGGAAAACCAGAATGACGATTTTGCCTTTGATTTATTGATGCCGGAGGACGACGATCCTCTCGATGAGCAAGTAGAAGCCTTACGCTGTTGGTGCCAGGGCTTTTTATTCGGCGTGGGTTACGCGCAAACCGGCGCCGACTGGCCGGGCGACACCGCTGAAGTGATGCGCGACATCATAGAACTCACCAAAATCGACACCGATGTCGGTGACGAAGACGACGAAAACGCCTTAATCGAACTCCGCGAATATGTGCGCGCTGCCGTGTTTACCGTCCGTGATCAATTTGCCGAACTCGGCCAATCGCAACCGCATTAA
- a CDS encoding sigma-70 family RNA polymerase sigma factor, with amino-acid sequence MSAQPLTDSTAFWTQSLADELLRFLTGRLKCPDVAAELTHDTYLGLRQIVEKTPPDNARAMAFRIAINLAIDHQRKTMVRARYGADEDFDALAESLPGDSASPDRVLIGRERLGALQQALDDLPQACRSVFLLHGVDGLTYTQIAQRLGISKSQVNKLLAKAMAHCAQQLTD; translated from the coding sequence ATGAGTGCACAGCCATTGACCGATAGTACCGCGTTCTGGACTCAATCCTTGGCCGATGAGTTATTGCGTTTTTTGACCGGGCGCTTGAAATGCCCTGACGTCGCCGCCGAATTAACCCATGACACATATTTGGGGTTGCGGCAGATTGTGGAAAAAACCCCGCCGGATAATGCTCGAGCCATGGCGTTTCGGATCGCGATCAATTTGGCCATCGATCATCAGCGCAAAACCATGGTCAGGGCCCGTTACGGTGCTGACGAAGATTTCGACGCTTTAGCCGAATCCCTTCCTGGCGATTCTGCGTCACCGGACCGGGTTTTGATCGGACGGGAGCGCTTGGGCGCGCTGCAACAAGCGCTGGACGACTTGCCGCAAGCCTGCCGCAGCGTGTTTTTGCTGCATGGCGTCGACGGCCTTACCTATACGCAAATTGCTCAGCGATTGGGGATTTCCAAGTCTCAGGTCAATAAATTATTGGCAAAAGCCATGGCGCATTGCGCGCAGCAGCTGACCGATTAA
- the pepP gene encoding Xaa-Pro aminopeptidase has product MKQSEFKKRRASLMKQIGKGNIAIIASAPQRTRNRDVHYPFRQDSDFYYLTGFNEAESMAVFIPGREQGEYILFCREFDEKKALWEGAHAGLEGATKHYEADDSFPIDDLDDILPGMLENKSKVFYPMGKDSDLDHKLLEWINHIRKQSRSGVTAPGELVSLEHIVHEMRLFKSAEELKLMRHAGEVSAKAHVRAMLACKPGVYEYQIEAELIHEFIQDGLRAVAYPSIVAGGKNACVLHYVENKDKLNKGDLLLIDAGVECDHYAADITRTFPVSGKFSEPQRQLYQLVLDAQAAALTEIKPGNPWNKAHEASVETLTKGLIELGLLKGKLKKLIKDEKYKQFYMHRIGHWLGMDVHDVGDYKIKDEWRLLEPGMVLTVEPGLYVPADCETVDKQWRGIGIRIEDDVLVTKDGHEILTHGVPKAVADIEALMAG; this is encoded by the coding sequence ATGAAACAAAGCGAATTCAAAAAACGCCGCGCCAGCCTGATGAAGCAAATCGGCAAGGGCAACATCGCCATCATTGCCAGCGCGCCGCAGCGCACCCGCAACCGCGACGTCCACTACCCATTCCGCCAGGACAGTGACTTTTACTACCTGACCGGCTTTAACGAAGCCGAATCGATGGCCGTGTTCATTCCCGGCCGCGAGCAAGGCGAATACATCCTATTCTGCCGTGAGTTCGACGAGAAAAAAGCCTTGTGGGAAGGTGCCCACGCCGGCCTGGAAGGTGCCACCAAACACTACGAAGCCGACGATTCTTTCCCCATCGACGATCTGGACGACATCCTGCCCGGTATGCTGGAAAACAAAAGCAAGGTATTTTACCCGATGGGCAAGGACAGCGACCTGGACCATAAACTACTGGAGTGGATCAACCACATCCGCAAGCAGTCGCGCTCCGGCGTCACGGCGCCGGGCGAACTGGTATCGCTGGAACATATCGTTCACGAAATGCGCTTATTCAAAAGCGCGGAAGAATTGAAATTGATGCGCCACGCCGGCGAGGTATCCGCCAAAGCCCATGTTCGCGCCATGCTGGCTTGCAAACCGGGTGTGTACGAATATCAAATCGAAGCCGAGCTGATCCACGAATTCATTCAAGACGGCCTGCGCGCGGTGGCTTATCCGTCCATCGTCGCCGGCGGCAAAAACGCCTGTGTGCTGCACTACGTCGAAAATAAAGACAAACTCAACAAAGGCGATTTGCTGCTGATCGATGCCGGCGTCGAGTGCGACCATTACGCCGCCGACATTACCCGCACCTTTCCGGTGTCCGGCAAATTCAGCGAACCGCAAAGACAACTCTATCAACTGGTACTGGACGCCCAAGCTGCCGCGTTGACCGAGATCAAGCCCGGCAATCCCTGGAACAAAGCCCATGAGGCTTCGGTAGAAACCTTGACCAAGGGCCTGATCGAACTAGGCCTGTTAAAAGGCAAACTCAAAAAACTCATCAAAGACGAAAAATACAAACAGTTTTATATGCACCGCATCGGCCACTGGCTGGGCATGGACGTGCACGATGTCGGCGATTACAAAATTAAGGATGAATGGCGCTTGCTGGAACCGGGCATGGTGTTAACCGTCGAACCCGGCCTGTACGTACCCGCCGATTGCGAAACCGTCGACAAACAATGGCGCGGCATCGGCATACGCATCGAAGACGATGTGCTGGTGACGAAAGACGGCCATGAAATTCTCACGCATGGCGTTCCTAAAGCCGTTGCCGACATCGAAGCGCTGATGGCGGGCTAA
- a CDS encoding TIGR02449 family protein, with protein MSQTEKDPSTELEALEAKLDTLIAQFNQVKNENKSLKVKQDALVREKAKLLEKTTLAKSRVEAMIARLKAMEHDS; from the coding sequence ATGTCTCAAACAGAAAAAGATCCGTCAACCGAACTTGAAGCATTGGAAGCGAAACTGGATACGCTGATCGCGCAATTCAATCAAGTCAAAAACGAGAATAAATCCTTGAAAGTTAAACAGGATGCCTTGGTTAGAGAAAAAGCCAAATTGTTGGAAAAAACCACGTTGGCCAAAAGCAGGGTGGAAGCGATGATTGCCCGTTTGAAAGCCATGGAGCACGATTCGTGA
- a CDS encoding cell division protein ZapA — MSKAVQPVSLNILDKEYKIACAADEKDTLINSARELDRQMRKIRDTGKVSSTDRIAVLAALNLAHDLVSSNKAESGSSVDICARLADLRNKIENVLENP; from the coding sequence GTGAGTAAAGCCGTCCAGCCTGTTTCACTGAATATCCTGGATAAGGAATATAAAATCGCCTGCGCCGCCGATGAAAAAGACACTTTGATCAATTCGGCTCGCGAGCTGGATAGGCAAATGCGCAAAATTCGCGATACCGGCAAGGTCAGCAGTACCGACCGGATCGCTGTATTGGCGGCCTTGAATTTGGCTCACGATCTAGTGTCTTCCAATAAAGCCGAAAGCGGCAGTAGCGTCGATATTTGTGCGCGTTTGGCCGATTTGCGTAACAAGATAGAAAACGTTTTGGAAAACCCGTAA
- a CDS encoding FecR family protein, translated as MPAPSDKSAQPSLQDQAIAWLVCLRDDSLSDAELEAFADWLSQDPLHAEAFTAAENLFREMVVAGSLSGQANAKQLVSRQTAPATFGAVKSKSSSPPLSTKASQRPWFAAGFAIAATCLLVIGLIMPQQSRLLVDYLSDYRTQTGELREIELSDGSRLLMNTNSAVSVEFNAFARKIVLHHGQVRFTVAKDLARPFEVKADNLNIRALGTVFDVYESVGSQTDVIVQQHAVAVSRLTTPTDYVEIQEGQQINYNAGQSLPKPQAARLEQTTAWQQHRLVINDRPLIELISELERYRLGRIFLADAALKNLRVTGVFSLDNPEQTLHTVTAALSLKQTAIGPWWVLLHR; from the coding sequence ATGCCCGCGCCGTCCGATAAATCCGCTCAGCCAAGTCTGCAAGATCAGGCCATCGCCTGGCTGGTCTGTCTGCGTGACGACAGTTTGAGCGATGCGGAACTTGAAGCGTTTGCCGATTGGTTGAGTCAGGATCCACTGCATGCCGAGGCCTTTACCGCCGCTGAAAATTTGTTCAGAGAGATGGTGGTGGCCGGCAGTCTGTCCGGACAAGCGAACGCAAAACAACTGGTGTCTAGACAAACCGCGCCGGCGACTTTCGGTGCGGTTAAAAGCAAGTCATCCTCTCCGCCTTTGTCCACAAAGGCGTCGCAAAGGCCTTGGTTTGCCGCCGGGTTTGCCATTGCGGCGACGTGCTTGTTGGTGATTGGCCTGATCATGCCTCAGCAATCGCGATTGTTGGTTGATTATTTGAGCGATTACCGCACACAAACCGGCGAACTGCGAGAAATTGAGCTTAGCGATGGTAGTCGCTTGTTGATGAACACCAATAGTGCGGTTTCGGTTGAGTTTAATGCGTTTGCCCGGAAGATCGTTTTGCATCATGGGCAAGTCCGCTTTACGGTCGCCAAAGACCTCGCCAGACCGTTTGAAGTCAAAGCGGACAATCTCAATATCCGTGCGCTGGGGACGGTATTCGATGTCTATGAAAGTGTTGGCTCCCAAACCGATGTGATCGTGCAGCAGCATGCGGTAGCCGTATCCCGGCTAACCACGCCGACGGATTACGTCGAGATCCAAGAAGGCCAGCAAATAAACTACAACGCAGGGCAATCATTGCCAAAACCCCAGGCGGCGAGGCTGGAACAAACGACCGCCTGGCAACAGCATCGCTTGGTCATCAATGACCGTCCGTTAATTGAGCTTATCAGCGAACTGGAGCGGTATCGCTTAGGTCGAATTTTCCTCGCCGATGCCGCATTAAAAAACCTGCGGGTTACCGGTGTGTTTTCGCTGGATAACCCGGAACAAACCCTGCACACAGTCACTGCGGCACTGTCGCTGAAACAAACCGCAATTGGGCCCTGGTGGGTTTTATTGCACCGCTAA
- a CDS encoding TonB-dependent siderophore receptor → MTRPKDYCFFGTPALLLTCIFSFSGMVLVAPAVSADTLCHFDIPAQSLNDALLRYANQAHIQLLFSADMVRGFSSKTLQGDLEPTQALELLLKNSGLSYRFIDPATATLLEQQSQIDAPSRATEVTLMDSLTVTATRPVKALTNLASPVDVVGQEAGYRVTTIASATRIDTPIKEIPQSIQTINRQLIDDQQTLFLSDALNNVSGVVSRSLLFSPVIEGTLVRGFRAEQLIDGFTQYYNPGDRESTVNVERVEVLKGANGIFYSGGSGSPVGGVINVVSKLPQREASREIGFTAGSYNFYQPHFDLNQPLNDNILFRVTAQYTDSENPIDDIHTERYNINPSLVLTDNENTTLTLQGKVSHWAQPEYQGLPATGTIAGSFRVPRDLYIGRSDIPDSTSESQAVWAKLEHHINRIWSMDLRARYSNSSFDEKIQTLFNGTFVADTPLLAPSTWALVNGELAQQQQEFSYIANAIASFDFGITHNTVLFGGDYSKLKDDGFVEAAGPIGLVDLSKPSFPVAYSDPGVGAYNQFVANTVYGGYLQWQSTIAKGLHTLLSLRLGGLEIAYDDKVVKHSNTTTRLELLPRLGAVYDVTDQLSLFAGYSEGMRGQPFVNFDSAPVPEMSQQMETGFKFEFANRLSGQVAVYQIDRQQVAVPNTGVGLFYTSSGYQRSQGIETDLLWQFSDEFQVVANYAHTNARFMLDSGGIAKGNRVAWVPEDAGRLWVNYRFKNELLTGVSLGVGVNLRSGSYIAHDNAFKVNGYHSFDATAAYEMQGLRLALTAKNLTDNDYFQPFQYFGGGYIGGGRVVPSAGASLYFSAALRF, encoded by the coding sequence ATGACCAGACCAAAGGACTATTGTTTTTTTGGCACGCCAGCATTGCTGCTGACTTGTATTTTCTCATTCTCAGGTATGGTGTTGGTCGCTCCTGCGGTTTCGGCTGATACCTTGTGTCACTTCGATATCCCGGCACAATCCCTTAACGACGCGCTGCTTAGGTATGCTAATCAAGCGCATATTCAACTGCTTTTTTCCGCGGACATGGTGCGCGGTTTTAGCAGCAAAACTCTGCAAGGTGATCTGGAGCCCACGCAAGCGTTGGAATTGTTGTTAAAAAATAGTGGGCTAAGTTACCGATTTATCGATCCAGCTACCGCCACTCTGCTCGAGCAGCAATCGCAAATCGATGCTCCAAGTCGCGCAACCGAAGTCACTTTAATGGATAGCCTGACGGTTACTGCCACGAGACCAGTCAAGGCGCTTACCAATCTCGCATCGCCAGTTGATGTTGTCGGTCAAGAAGCCGGTTATCGGGTGACCACTATTGCCAGCGCCACGCGGATCGATACACCTATCAAGGAAATCCCACAGTCGATTCAAACCATCAATCGGCAACTGATCGATGACCAGCAAACACTGTTTTTAAGCGATGCCTTGAATAATGTCAGCGGTGTGGTTTCCAGAAGTCTACTATTCAGTCCGGTCATCGAAGGGACTTTGGTGCGCGGTTTCAGAGCCGAACAGCTCATCGATGGCTTTACCCAATATTACAATCCCGGTGATCGGGAAAGCACCGTTAACGTGGAAAGGGTAGAAGTGCTGAAAGGCGCCAATGGAATTTTTTACAGCGGCGGTTCCGGCTCGCCGGTGGGTGGCGTAATCAACGTGGTCTCAAAACTTCCGCAACGCGAAGCCTCCCGCGAAATCGGTTTTACCGCAGGTAGTTACAATTTTTACCAGCCGCATTTTGATCTCAATCAGCCGCTCAACGACAACATCTTATTCCGAGTCACTGCTCAGTACACTGATTCGGAGAACCCTATCGACGACATTCACACCGAGCGTTACAACATCAATCCATCGCTGGTTCTGACCGATAACGAAAACACCACTTTGACGCTCCAGGGCAAAGTCTCGCACTGGGCCCAGCCGGAATATCAGGGCCTGCCGGCGACCGGTACTATTGCCGGTAGTTTTCGGGTACCGCGCGATCTGTACATTGGCCGCTCAGACATTCCCGATAGTACCTCGGAAAGCCAGGCTGTGTGGGCCAAACTGGAGCATCACATCAACCGCATTTGGAGCATGGATTTGAGAGCGCGGTACTCCAATTCCAGCTTCGATGAAAAAATTCAGACGCTGTTTAACGGCACGTTCGTTGCCGACACGCCGCTGCTCGCGCCCTCAACCTGGGCCTTGGTCAATGGCGAGTTAGCGCAGCAGCAGCAGGAGTTTAGTTATATCGCCAACGCGATAGCCAGCTTCGATTTTGGCATCACCCATAACACGGTGTTATTCGGTGGAGACTATAGCAAGCTGAAAGATGATGGTTTCGTCGAGGCCGCTGGGCCGATAGGACTTGTCGATCTCAGCAAGCCGTCGTTTCCGGTCGCGTACAGCGATCCGGGAGTAGGCGCATATAACCAATTTGTAGCGAATACGGTATACGGCGGTTACCTGCAGTGGCAAAGTACTATTGCCAAAGGTCTACATACCTTGCTTAGTTTAAGGTTAGGCGGCCTGGAAATTGCCTACGATGATAAAGTCGTCAAACATTCCAATACCACCACTCGCCTGGAATTATTGCCACGGCTTGGAGCGGTCTACGATGTCACCGATCAGCTTTCGCTCTTCGCCGGTTATAGCGAAGGCATGCGCGGACAGCCGTTCGTGAATTTCGATAGTGCCCCGGTGCCGGAAATGTCGCAGCAAATGGAAACCGGATTCAAGTTCGAGTTTGCCAACAGGCTTTCCGGGCAAGTGGCCGTTTATCAGATAGACCGCCAACAGGTGGCTGTGCCGAATACCGGTGTGGGCTTGTTTTACACTTCTTCGGGCTATCAACGTTCCCAAGGCATTGAAACCGACTTACTCTGGCAATTCAGCGACGAGTTTCAAGTCGTGGCAAATTATGCCCATACCAACGCCCGTTTTATGCTGGACTCAGGTGGAATCGCCAAAGGCAACCGTGTTGCCTGGGTACCTGAGGACGCCGGGCGTTTGTGGGTTAACTACCGTTTTAAAAATGAATTGCTTACCGGGGTTTCTTTGGGGGTCGGAGTCAATCTGCGCTCAGGCAGCTACATCGCCCATGATAATGCGTTTAAGGTCAATGGCTATCACAGCTTTGACGCCACTGCCGCTTATGAAATGCAGGGCTTGCGTTTGGCACTCACCGCAAAAAACCTGACGGATAACGACTATTTTCAGCCCTTCCAATATTTCGGCGGCGGCTATATTGGCGGTGGGCGCGTGGTGCCTTCTGCCGGTGCGTCGCTGTATTTTTCCGCGGCGTTACGCTTTTGA